Below is a genomic region from Dryobates pubescens isolate bDryPub1 chromosome 26, bDryPub1.pri, whole genome shotgun sequence.
GGGCACAGAGCTAAGTAGTGGAGAAGGGGTAAACCAGAGCACTGCAGAACCTGGTGTGAATCATTCAGCTGCTTTAGGTGATTTTCTTATTcctctcccagagcagcctACGCTGGCTGATCctgtctctccctctcccccctcctccttttctgtCTTCTCCTGCCTGTGGTTGGTAGCTGGGGAAAGCTGAAGCAGGTGGGTATCATATAACCAAGGCTGGAGTCTTTTGGATCCAAATCCTGTACCTGCTCTTCATTTACAATAGGTGTAAACCAGCTAAGCAAATCCTCCCAAATCCCACAGTCCTGAGCTTCTCTTTGCAGTAGTCACCTTTGTTAAAATGTTCTACTTTAAGAGAACTTTGGGGAAGGAGAAACTGAAAGTCTCAGCAGAGGTCTCCAAGAAGTCTTCTTTTTGCAAAACCAGGGATGGAAATGGGCAGCTGACACTATCACTGGCTCTGAGGGGAGCAGGTGTTGAGGTGTATCTTCCCTGGAAGCAAATCCCTCAACTCTACTGCACACACAACCCACAGATTCATTAAGAAACAAAGACCATCTGCCACCAGCCCAGTAAGGAGaggcagattattttttttttttttaaagccaaagATGCTTCTAAAGCTGACTGAAAGCATGTGAGTGAAAATTAGGTCTCACAGTATGAGAGCAAgtttcagaggttccttcctcAATCAGTACTCCATTTTTAGCAGAACTTCATAGAAACATaggatgttttgggttggaagggaccgttAAAGCTCTGGCTAGGACATTTTCAGTAGATTTCTTTCTAAAAAGggaccaaaaaaccccaatataTAGGTTCAGTCCTCACAGGCAAAGTCAGCAGACCTTCAGAAGACTTTCTAATTCTACAGCAAACTTCATGCTGATGCAGTGGAGCTCACTGGGTGTCCCACTGGGCATTAATCCACATTTGTCAAGGATTTTTCTCATAAGGAGGTAAGTGTTCCTTGGTCTAGTTTTCATTCCTGTTCTTACAGGGTAACAAAGGTAGCACGTTTTTAATAgtctcacagcagctctggcatcACTTGCCTGTTCTTTAAGAAATGGGCTGAGTGtggttttccctctgctctctcaTTCACTGTGAATAGTCTTCTAGCTCTAATTTGCTTCAAGACAATCCCTGAAAACCACAGGGTTCTGCACTGCCCTTTGGTGTGATGTTAAGCCTTGAGTTAAACCTGTAAACTTCTCTTGTGCAGGACTGGGATGTTCTTTCTCAATAATAGCAACAAAAGGAGGATAAAATTATCCTGGAACAGTCTTAAAATACAACTGACAGTAAGCCAGCGTTGGTCATCCCTGCTGCTCGCCCCAATCCCCATCACACACACCCTAACTGCTCCTCTTGAAGGAGATACTGGCACCTACTGGAAGACCAGTTTATGTCTAGGCTGAAGGTGACTGGAAGGCAGGCAACTACCCTCAGGTATGAGGAATGAGCTGATTCTGAGAGGGGATGAACCGTCTTGCTGGCTGCACAGGAGAGTTGTAGGGGAAGCCCTAGGAAGTGACCTCTGGGTGGCCCTCCAGTGAGCGTTGGCTCCAGCCCAGAAAAACACTTGTGTGAACGCTTCCCTCAGAAAGACTGCTGCTGTTctacagctgtgctgagggagTTTGGTCAGGAAGAGCTCCTGGCCAAACCTCAGAACAGAAAAAGTTCTGGCTAAGTAACTGTAGCCAGGaatcctcctctgcagcagctttgccaaGTATTTCAAGCACCAGGATGTTATCCTGCCTAGTATCCCAATACAAGAGCAGGGATTGAAGTGCCACTCCCCCAGGAACAAAGGTCAACAGGGGAGCTTCAAAGAGTTTATCATGATGCTCCTGCTTCTCAAGTCATCCCACTGCTTTCCATCAAACTGAATGAGCAAAGAACCTATGCAAAGTAACACTTACAAATAGTAATATACAAAAGGAAGTAGCTGCAAGACGCTGCACAGgagaaaatctgtctttgtAAGTGGCTTTGTCCTTGTTTGGGTTCAGCTGAAACCAGGCAGAATGAGGGTCTGGGGCTGTGGCACCGAGGGGTACCATTGAGCTCCAGCAACTGAGCAGTATGGTGCTGTCCTGCCTCCTGCAGGTGATGGTGTTTGAGGTGCCCCTAGATAAAGGCACATCCTATTGCTTTGAGAAGCAAGCCGCAGTCGCTCACTTAACAACTGGTCGAGGTGACATTTAGTTAAGGCTTCTGAAGCCTGACAGGCAGACCCAGAGCAGCATGAAGTGCAGCGTGGCTCTAGGAGAACTTTCCAGTCTTCCCCAAGACAGCTCCAGCCTCAGAATGAGCATGTGGAGACCCTGGATTGCTGATGCTCCTCCTGAAGCAAAGATTATGCTGGCTGACTTCCCCAGACAGCACTCACTGATGCCTTCACTTCAGAGCAGAGGTATGAAATATTTATTGTAGGAAATGTTATGTGCCCAAGAGAGTGGGCATCTCACAGCCATGCATTCTCTGGCCatgtcctcctgctgctccatgtcccaggagagctgcaacAGGCTCACAGCAACATCATGTTTTTATTATTACAAAAGAATTCTTCAGCAAACTGCTGCCTGGCATCTCAATGTATTAAACATGGGAACACCAAACAGACCCATCTAATGTCACAGGTTATTTAGTGTCTCAGCTGGTGATTCAGGTTAAGTACAACTACTTTCTTTCTCCCCATCCACTCACTTCCTCAACTCTTTGCTTTCCAACCAAAGCCCAGATAAGTGAcagactggaagaagcagcagctcccagccccactgctcactgtgccagctcctgcatgAACTGACCCCTGCATTACCCACACAGGGCATTTGTTAAACTCCAGATGCTCCTCACACACCAAGTTTTGCTACCTGGCATTTAACAGTCTCATGAGTGAAGAGTTTAAGAGCACACCTGCCATACAGTCGTATCAAAAGCTTTGTGATACCAAAATAAACATCTGCTCCTCCCCCACCATCAGCTGATGCCAGAGGAGATGCTCACACTCATGCAGTCACCGAGGTCccaaagtggggggaaaaaaagcccaaaaaaaAGTCTAACCAGACCTGCTGTGCTTCTTCAGTGATGGTTCTCAGGCATTAGATGCACTTGTGCTGGGAACAGCAAGGCAATGCAGCACGTGGTCGCCAGAGCGAGTCTATACGTTGGATTTGGGGGCAGAATTGAGGGGGATCTCTCTGAGTTCTATCCTCATGCAGAGGTACTCGCCGATGGCAGCCATCAGCGCGGTGCAGACGATGTGCACCAGCCACCAGGTGAGGGTGGAGGGGAAGCGGGAGTTGTAaatccagcagcccagcaggtggAAGAAGTGAACGGTGACTGTGAAGTCCAGGCACTGCTTTCCTCGGCGGATGAAGTACAGCAAGCCCAGGGCACTGCAAAGTACAGAGAGAGATTAACAGGCCGTGCCACGCCTGTGCCGCAGCAAGAGCTGTCAGCCGATTATTTAGCTGTTATAAAAATCAAGTGGTTTAAGTCTAGGCTGTTTCTGgcctctcttccagctgctgcagcaaggcttacGTGCTTACAGCTTTGTAGTGGTTTGATGGCAGGGAAATGAGTTTTGGTGCAGAGAAACAGGCAGCAATGTTTAAAGCCTCTACCCCAGTGATCTCTGCCCAGTGGCAGGGGTAAACCACATTCTTGTTTACAGAGCAGTGTTTGCTGAGATCCATGAATTCtaattttaaacaaaatctctcagggaagaagatCTCATTCCCAGCTGGGAAACCTGAGGCAGTCACTTATCCAGGCTTCAGAAAGTCAGAAGGCAGCAGTTCTCAGCCCTCAGCAAACACCCTCAGCCAGGTACAGGGCCCTTGGGAGATGTTTTGAGAGAAGCAATGTGTCACGCTGAATTCTCTTCAAGTTTAATATTCAAAACAGAACAAGACAGGGTTCCAGCTTGCTGCTGACTTACCAGGTGAGTGCATTGAGGATGAAAGCCATCATGGAAAGCCTCCCTGGCGGGGTGGAGAAGCCTAAAATCTGTACAGGACTATTAGTAGGAAACCACAGCACAAATCACAGCCCACAGCACATAAcctcctcccacagcccagATGCACTGGCACAGTCCTGCACTGACTGTGGTCTGCAAGAGAAGCCTGAGCAGTTGCGATTGTCCTTCCAAGAAGTGTGTCTGGGGGTGCCTATAGAAAAGCAACAGGTATGTTTCCATACTGAGGGGGAACCACATAAACAGAGTGTGGAGTGTGTGTGCCTCCATACTGGGGTTAGCTGCATGGGGGAATCAGGGAGTCATCCTTATACCCAGAGTACCTATACAGTGTCTGTCTCTACACCAAGGGTCCCCCCATAGAGCAAGGTGCTATCTCTATACTTGGGGTATCTACACAGAGTGTTTCTCAATACCAGGGGGTACCATCTATACAGCAAAGTGCTGTCTCTACACCTAGGTGCCTGTCTCTATACTGGACGTACCACATACACAGAGCAGTCCTGTCTCTATACCGGGGGCAGCACCTGTTCAAGGGAGGGCGTCTGCTTCCCCACTGGAGGCCAtccacacagccagcaggtctaTATACTGGGGGGCAGCTCCCTGAAGTGGGAGAAGTCTGCTCTCTACCGGCGTGCTGCCTGCGGCGGAGGGGTGTCTCTAGCACCGGGGAATGCCTACATGGGGAGCGGGCGCTGTCTGCCCCAGGGCGGCCCCCGGGCAACGTCCCCCCGGCAACGTCCCCCCAGTGCCAGAGGCCTGTTCCCGCAGCGGCTACCCGGGGCCCCAGGCGGGCCTTCGCCCTCACCTCGTCGCTGAAGACCTGGTGAAGGGAGGGCCCGGTCCTGCCCAGGGTGCCTAGGAGGGCGAGCCAGAGCCCGAGCGAGCTGTAGTAACCAGCCTGCAACAACACCATCTGCGCCACGATCAGCGCCGGGTCCCACACGTAGCTGCGGAACTGCGCCGCCAtcgcccgcccgccgccgcgcGCCGGAAGTGCCGCCGGCCCCGCGCCAGCGCCCCCTAGCGCGGCGGAGGACGCGGCGCTGCCTCCCCGGGAAGCGGCGAGGCGACCCCGCGCCCCCCGCCCTCTGACCCCGCGCTGGTGGAGAGATGGCGGGGCCGGCCCCGAGCCCGGGGTCGCTGAGGCAGGTAAGCGCCCGTTGCCGCTTGTAATACCCGTGAGGCCTCGCCGTGAGCGTGTGGACCTTCACAAGGGCGGAGGTATCGCCTTCGGGCACAGGCCGGGTGGCCTGCGGGGGAGCCACGAAGAcgatccaggggctggagcacctgtgctGCGGAGacgggctgggggagctgggtctgttcagcctggaggagaggaggctacggggagaccttataacggccttgcagtacctgaagggggctacaggagagggATTTTTTGTAAGGGCCTGTGatgataggagaaggggcaatagttttagactagagcagggtagatttagatgataggaagaagttctttactgtggggGTAGTGAGACACggaaacaggttgctcagggaaattgtggacacctcatccctgtcataccaggttggatgaggctttgagcaacctggtctagtgggaaggtgtctctgcccatggcagaggggtggaactagatgatctttaaggtcccttccagctcaaaccattctgtgattctgtgagaagcaGCCTCTCTGAGAGGCCACAGCATGAATTTGGCTTGGACAGAAGTTTGTCTTCTGAGGGTTTTGGCTGcttgctctgcccagggagtggcACCCTGCTCTTCTGCTGGTGTGCTTTGGGCTTTCCCCATCTCCTCCACGGTGCTGGTCTGGGTCTGTGCCAGGGGTTTCAATATCATGGCTGTGCAGCCCTTGATAAAGACACAGATACCAAACATACAAGAAATGATTGTCCTGGGGTGTTTCCTTTCATCTCTAGGCCAGTTCCTGCAGGCACCAAGACTGTtggaagctgctgcccagctgtaCTCAATTTAGCTTGAGGCCGTAGGGCACCAAGATGTTGTTATGAGTCTCGTGGTATGTCCTGGTATGCCCTGGCAGCACCTTTTCATTACAGGGCTGATGGTGAGTATTTTGGCTTCTGTTGGGAGGTTTCATCTGGTCTGTGGTGGTTTCTTACTGTTCCTCATGAAATGGCCAGGTGCCAGAGTCCCTCACGCTTGGCCATGTCCCTTCTGTGATATGCTCTTGGCTGTTGGAACTCATTTTAGTGGCCTCAACAAGCTGTCCTGCTTGCTCAGCTTCAGGTATGAGAATTGTCCCTATCTGAGTACTAAAATCCCTAAGGCTACATGGGACAACAGAGCATTTTGGAGATAAGGTCTCCactggaaagaggaaaggaggcaCCTCTGGGCTTCTGTGGGGGTTGAGGGAGTGGCCACAGAGCTCTTGTCCCCTGgaaaagaggggaggaggagaaagggggaacCCAGCTTTTATGGGAGGTGGTAGATTAACATCAGTCGTGGGTGTGGAATATTTCTGGCTGTGGAGCGCGGCTGACGATCTGTGACATTCTCTCGTGACGTTTTTTCCATGTCCTCATATGGGAAGTTCCCTGTGCGGCGTTGCTgcattttctcccttcctcatTCTGAGGATGTCACTCTGCTGAGGCAGGTTTGACACGTTTTCATCCCTATTCCTGGACCTGCTGCTTGCACAAAGGATTGTGCAAGGCAGAGGTGCTGTGTGGTGGATCTGGGCCACTGCTGCCAAGGTCTGACTCGGCCCTTCGGAGAATTTATCTTTGCAGAAGCTTTTACCAGCCATAGCCAGTGAGCACAGGAAAATCCCAGCCCTGTCAGCTGAGCATAAATTGCAAAACTCAACACTTCCTCTGATAATTCTTGGTAGAAATTGGTTTCCTTTCCTGAAATTTGCTGTGCCTGGCTCTCCGAGATGTACCAGCAACTGCTTAGACATGAATTTtcactttcctctttccttttcaaGCTTTTTAAGACTGACTTTCCCTTTCCAGCAGGAATGTTGGTTGGTTAGTCATCACTGACTGCAGCTCCAAGCTAGTGTGAAGTTGGAC
It encodes:
- the SYS1 gene encoding protein SYS1 homolog, with the translated sequence MAAQFRSYVWDPALIVAQMVLLQAGYYSSLGLWLALLGTLGRTGPSLHQVFSDEILGFSTPPGRLSMMAFILNALTCALGLLYFIRRGKQCLDFTVTVHFFHLLGCWIYNSRFPSTLTWWLVHIVCTALMAAIGEYLCMRIELREIPLNSAPKSNV